A single Syngnathus acus chromosome 8, fSynAcu1.2, whole genome shotgun sequence DNA region contains:
- the gid4 gene encoding glucose-induced degradation protein 4 homolog, with amino-acid sequence MTVADGDPLPLAMPVPVECCLAPDAARPSPGSLVPPGPINGQQPGVATSLLYSGSQFRGYQKSKGNAYDVDVVLQHVTPEDSYLCGYLKISGLTEEYPTLTTFFAGEIISRKRPFLTRKWDADEDVDRKHWGKFQPFYKVAKSFNSDDFDYDALERSDYVFMRWKEQFLVPDHTIKDISGASFAGFYYICFQKSSATIEGYYYHRSSEWYQSLNLSHVREHSIPIYEFR; translated from the exons ATGACGGTAGCCGACGGTGACCCGTTGCCGCTCGCCATGCCCGTCCCAGTCGAGTGCTGCCTTGCCCCGGACGCGGCCCGTCCATCCCCGGGCTCGCTTGTCCCGCCTGGGCCGATCAATGGGCAGCAGCCCGGCGTGGCCACGTCGCTGCTGTATAGCGGCTCCCAGTTTCGAGGCTACCAGAAGAGCAAAGGGAACGCCTACGACGTGGATGTGGTTTTGCAG CACGTGACTCCCGAGGACTCCTACTTGTGTGGATATCTGAAGATCAGCGGCCTGACTGAG GAGTATCCGACGCTCACGACATTCTTTGCTGGTGAAATCATCAGCCGAAAGCGGCCTTTTCTAACAAGGAAGTGGGATGCTGATGAAGATGTGGACAGGAAGCACTGG GGCAAATTTCAGCCATTTTATAAAGTGGCCAAAAGCTTCAACTCTGATGACTTTGACTACGATGCGCTGGAACGCAGCGATTACGTCTTCATGAGATGGAAA GAGCAGTTCCTGGTCCCCGatcacaccatcaaggatatCAGCGGCGCGTCCTTTGCAGGCTTTTACTACATCTGCTTCCAGAAGTCCTCGGCCACTATAGAGGGTTACTACTACCACAGGAGCTCGGAATG gtatCAGTCCCTCAACCTGAGCCACGTCCGAGAGCACAGTATTCCCATTTATGAATTCCGCTGA
- the drc3 gene encoding dynein regulatory complex subunit 3 isoform X1, which yields MPSSKETSNLSAGYHDKTPIYIDEEILQEAVLEQGLQDQAERIAKQEGILFKEAPRLSLEYRNIQKIDHLWEFSALTKLNLNNNFIKKIEGLDHLVNLTWLNLSFNKIKKIEGLDGLVKMEVLNLSNNHITLIENMDSLMELTVFCIANNKLHQLNNVVYLRKFKKLFNLNIDGNPIPEENNEEKYTLFLAAYFQQLKFLNNVFLNEDIRNRASVKYNLDIEEMNQEELHAQQAAEEKRKQEAILQMHEDSFVEQLNGDYLYKNIIQNDTELKKLQCLPGVDELLEAFEQQLVDLCNQLFEVGLAEYKRRDAEVASFFARLDVDVTDSQSRASKVLADFQTEQKQRTLDLQQAAKNEKKSKMDIWLEEINVLCYNLMTVEFQLYSYLEETIRKFDNNISEMTGGFSETAQGIFVQCRALEDSHHQKVTQIAVTTLEVVAKGEAEDDLPDDVRMLFLDKNTVMDTLAASHDNHLQIINDRETQLVTRAEAWKVALINGIEDTELKRNRKRIADIHRHADYLREQLKKLM from the exons ATGCCTTCCAGCAAGGAAACCTCCAACCTAAGCGCCGGTTACCATGATAAAACCCCAATTTACATCGATGAGGAGATTCTGCAGGAAGCCGTCCTGGAGCAAGGTCTCCAAGATCAAGCTGAACGCATTGCCAAGCAGGAGGGAATCCTCTTTAAAGAGGCCCCCAGATTGAGTCTGGAATACAGAA ACATTCAGAAGATTGACCACTTGTGGGAGTTCTCGGCGTTAACCAAGTTAAATCTCAACAACAACTTCATCAAGAAGATCGAAGGATTGGACCATCTGGTTAACCTGACGTGGCTCA ATCTATCATTTAACAAAATCAAGAAAATTGAAGGTCTGGATGGTCTTGTGAAGATGGAAGTGCTGAATTTGTCCAACAACCACATCACTCTCATCGAAAACATGGACAGCCTCATGGAACTAACTGTTTTCTGCATTGCAAACAACAAACTGCATCAACTGAACAAT GTGGTCTATCTGCGAAAGTTCAAGAAGCTCTTCAACCTCAATATAGATGGAAATCCGATCCCAGAGGAGAACAATGAAGAAAAGTACACCCTTTTCCTCGCGGCCTATTTTCAGCAATTGAAGTTCCTGAACAACGTTTTTCTCAACGAGGATATT AGGAACAGGGCGTCGGTCAAGTACAACCTTGACATTGAGGAGATGAACCAGGAGGAGTTACATGCCCAACAAGCAGCGGAGGAAAAACGAAAACAGGAAGCTATACTACAAATGCACGAG gaTTCTTTTGTGGAGCAGTTGAATGGAGATTATCTGTACAAAAACATTATCCAAAATGATACAGAGTTAAAAAAACTACAATGCCTGCCGGGAGTGGACGAGTTGCTGGAGGC ATTCGAGCAGCAACTGGTTGACCTGTGCAACCAGCTCTTTGAAGTGGGCCTAGCCGAGTACAAGCGAAGAGACGCCGAGGTCGCCTCATTCTTCGCTCGACTTGACGTAGACGTGACGGACAGCCAAAGCAGAGCCTCCAAAGTGTTGGCTGATTTTCAGACGGAACAGAAGCAG AGAACATTGGACTTACAACAGGCAGCGAAGAATGAAAAGAAGAGCAAGATGGACATCTGGCTGGAAGAAATCAATGTTTTGTGTTACAACCTAATGACGGTGGAGTTTCAACTCTACAGCTACCTGGAG GAAACGATCCGAAAGTTTGACAACAACATCTCCGAGATGACCGGCGGTTTCAGCGAAACGGCTCAAGGCAT ATTCGTCCAGTGTCGAGCACTGGAGGACAGCCATCATCAGAAGGTAACGCAAATTGCCGTCACCACACTGGAGGTGGTGGCGAAGGGAGAAGCCGAAGATGATTTGCCCGATGATGTCCGAATG CTGTTCTTGGACAAAAACACAGTGATGGACACGCTGGCTGCCAGCCACGACAACCATCTGCAGATTATCAATGACAGGGAGACGCAGTTGGTCACGCGAGCCGAGGCCTGGAAAGTGGCCCTCATCAATGGG ATTGAAGACACGGAACTGAAGAGGAACCGAAAGCGCATCGCAGATATCCACAGACACGCCGACTATTTGAGGGAACAGCTGAAAAAGTTGATGTAG
- the drc3 gene encoding dynein regulatory complex subunit 3 isoform X2, producing MPSSKETSNLSAGYHDKTPIYIDEEILQEAVLEQGLQDQAERIAKQEGILFKEAPRLSLEYRNIQKIDHLWEFSALTKLNLNNNFIKKIEGLDHLVNLTWLNLSFNKIKKIEGLDGLVKMEVLNLSNNHITLIENMDSLMELTVFCIANNKLHQLNNVVYLRKFKKLFNLNIDGNPIPEENNEEKYTLFLAAYFQQLKFLNNVFLNEDIRNRASVKYNLDIEEMNQEELHAQQAAEEKRKQEAILQMHEDSFVEQLNGDYLYKNIIQNDTELKKLQCLPGVDELLEAFEQQLVDLCNQLFEVGLAEYKRRDAEVASFFARLDVDVTDSQSRASKVLADFQTEQKQRTLDLQQAAKNEKKSKMDIWLEEINVLCYNLMTVEFQLYSYLEETIRKFDNNISEMTGGFSETAQGIFVQCRALEDSHHQKVTQIAVTTLEVVAKGEAEDDLPDDVRMLEMLHPQIQRTCHHCHLA from the exons ATGCCTTCCAGCAAGGAAACCTCCAACCTAAGCGCCGGTTACCATGATAAAACCCCAATTTACATCGATGAGGAGATTCTGCAGGAAGCCGTCCTGGAGCAAGGTCTCCAAGATCAAGCTGAACGCATTGCCAAGCAGGAGGGAATCCTCTTTAAAGAGGCCCCCAGATTGAGTCTGGAATACAGAA ACATTCAGAAGATTGACCACTTGTGGGAGTTCTCGGCGTTAACCAAGTTAAATCTCAACAACAACTTCATCAAGAAGATCGAAGGATTGGACCATCTGGTTAACCTGACGTGGCTCA ATCTATCATTTAACAAAATCAAGAAAATTGAAGGTCTGGATGGTCTTGTGAAGATGGAAGTGCTGAATTTGTCCAACAACCACATCACTCTCATCGAAAACATGGACAGCCTCATGGAACTAACTGTTTTCTGCATTGCAAACAACAAACTGCATCAACTGAACAAT GTGGTCTATCTGCGAAAGTTCAAGAAGCTCTTCAACCTCAATATAGATGGAAATCCGATCCCAGAGGAGAACAATGAAGAAAAGTACACCCTTTTCCTCGCGGCCTATTTTCAGCAATTGAAGTTCCTGAACAACGTTTTTCTCAACGAGGATATT AGGAACAGGGCGTCGGTCAAGTACAACCTTGACATTGAGGAGATGAACCAGGAGGAGTTACATGCCCAACAAGCAGCGGAGGAAAAACGAAAACAGGAAGCTATACTACAAATGCACGAG gaTTCTTTTGTGGAGCAGTTGAATGGAGATTATCTGTACAAAAACATTATCCAAAATGATACAGAGTTAAAAAAACTACAATGCCTGCCGGGAGTGGACGAGTTGCTGGAGGC ATTCGAGCAGCAACTGGTTGACCTGTGCAACCAGCTCTTTGAAGTGGGCCTAGCCGAGTACAAGCGAAGAGACGCCGAGGTCGCCTCATTCTTCGCTCGACTTGACGTAGACGTGACGGACAGCCAAAGCAGAGCCTCCAAAGTGTTGGCTGATTTTCAGACGGAACAGAAGCAG AGAACATTGGACTTACAACAGGCAGCGAAGAATGAAAAGAAGAGCAAGATGGACATCTGGCTGGAAGAAATCAATGTTTTGTGTTACAACCTAATGACGGTGGAGTTTCAACTCTACAGCTACCTGGAG GAAACGATCCGAAAGTTTGACAACAACATCTCCGAGATGACCGGCGGTTTCAGCGAAACGGCTCAAGGCAT ATTCGTCCAGTGTCGAGCACTGGAGGACAGCCATCATCAGAAGGTAACGCAAATTGCCGTCACCACACTGGAGGTGGTGGCGAAGGGAGAAGCCGAAGATGATTTGCCCGATGATGTCCGAATG CTAGAAATGCTGCATCCACAAATACAAAGAACTTGTCACCATTGCCATTTAGCATAA
- the LOC119125282 gene encoding TOM1-like protein 2 isoform X1 has translation MEFLLGNPYSTPVGQCIERATEGGLQNEDWALNMEICDIINETDEGPKDAMRALRKRLGGNKNYREVLLALTVVETCVKNCGHRFHLQVASRDFIDGVLVKIISPKANPPTIVQDKVLSLIQAWADAFRSSPDLTGVVHIYEELKRKGTEFPMADLDALSPIHTPQRGTPEVDPAIIKYLAPASTATDLAARQGSPHDPITATPQQVARLRSELDMVRGNIKVLSEMLTEMVPGQEDGPDLELLQELHRTCRAMQQRVVELISRVSNEEVTEELLHVNDDLNNIFIRYERYERCRSGRGANNKGILGEETDDNLIDLGPGSPAVVTPRAASSPPPRGTTGAAASPVQNPAVGSLSSALAGLDVSPASPPSRNRDDFDMFAQTRSSSLAEQRKNVKYEDPRAVGGLASALDVRQHNAGGLRVEGYAGTPADQELPIDSWLITQGMIPVSQSSVMDDIEEWLSADVKGDPLDEGVTSEEFDKFLEERAKASDTSPSGDNPAHPALPAPVASHKKAERTEDALFAL, from the exons ATGGAGTTCTTACTCGGAAATCCTTACAGCACTCCAGTGGGCCAATGCATAG AGAGAGCCACTGAAGGTGGCCTCCAGAATGAAGACTGGGCCCTCAATATGGagatctgtgacatcataaACGAGACGGATGAGGG gccaaaagacgccatgcgaGCGCTGAGGAAACGACTCGGCGGCAACAAGAATTACCGAGAAGTCTTGCTGGCGCTGACG GTCGTGGAGACGTGCGTGAAGAACTGCGGCCACAGGTTTCACCTGCAGGTGGCCAGCCGAGATTTCATCGATGGCGTTTTGGTGAAAATCATCTCGCCGAAGGCCAATCCTCCGACCATCGTGCAAGACAAAGTGTTGTCGCTGATACAG GCCTGGGCTGACGCTTTCCGGAGTAGTCCTGATCTTACCGGGGTGGTCCACATTTATGAAGAACTGAAGCGGAAGGGCACGGAGTTCCCCATGGCCGATTTGGACGCACTGTCGCCCATCCACACGCCGCAGCGG GGCACGCCGGAGGTGGACCCGGCCATCATCAAGTACCTGGCACCTGCAAGCACCGCCACCGACTTAGCCGCCAGGCAAGGGTCTCCACACGACCCCATCACGGCAACCCCCCAACAG GTGGCGCGCTTACGTAGCGAGTTGGACATGGTGAGAGGCAACATCAAAGTCTTGTCGGAGATGCTCACGGAGATGGTCCCTGGCCAGGAAGATGGACCCGATCTAGAACTGCTCCAG GAGCTGCACAGGACATGCAGAGCCATGCAGCAAAGAGTCGTTGAACTCATCTCACGCGTGTCCAACGAGGAAGTGACCGAGGAGCTGCTGCACGTCAACGACGACCTCAACAACATCTTCATCCGATACGAGAG GTATGAGCGCTGCAGGTCGGGGAGGGGCGCTAACAACAAAGGG ATTTTGGGTGAGGAGACAGATGACAACCTGATCGACTTGGGTCCCGGCTCTCCGGCTGTGGTGACCCCCCGAGCGGCGTCCAGCCCGCCTCCCCGCGGCACAACAGGGGCCGCTGCCTCACCGGTCCAGAACCCCGCTGTGGGCTCACTGTCTTCCGCGCTGGCCGGCCTCG ATGTCAGTCCTGCAAGTCCACCAAGCCGAAACCGGGACGACTTTGACATGTTTGCCCAGACTCGCAGCAGCTCGCTGGCTGAGCAGCGCAAAAA TGTCAAGTACGAAGACCCCCGGGCTGTGGGTGGTCTGGCCTCGGCTCTGGATGTTAGACAGCACAACGCGGGAGGG CTGAGGGTAGAAGGGTACGCTGGTACCCCAGCAGATCAGGAGCTGCCCATAGACAGCTGGCTTATTACCCAAGGAATG ATCCCTGTATCGCAGTCCTCTGTCATGGATGACATAGAGGAGTGGCTCAGTGCTGACGTG AAAGGCGATCCTCTGGATGAAGGCGTAACCAGTGAAG AGTTTGATAAGTTCCTGGAGGAGCGAGCAAAGGCATCAGACACGTCTCCCTCCGGGGATAACCCCGCTCACCCTGCCCTCCCCGCTCCCGTCGCCTCGCACAAGAAAGCAGAACGCACGGAGGACGCCCTCTTTGCCTTGTAG
- the LOC119125282 gene encoding TOM1-like protein 2 isoform X2, with the protein MEFLLGNPYSTPVGQCIERATEGGLQNEDWALNMEICDIINETDEGPKDAMRALRKRLGGNKNYREVLLALTVVETCVKNCGHRFHLQVASRDFIDGVLVKIISPKANPPTIVQDKVLSLIQAWADAFRSSPDLTGVVHIYEELKRKGTEFPMADLDALSPIHTPQRGTPEVDPAIIKYLAPASTATDLAARQGSPHDPITATPQQVARLRSELDMVRGNIKVLSEMLTEMVPGQEDGPDLELLQELHRTCRAMQQRVVELISRVSNEEVTEELLHVNDDLNNIFIRYERYERCRSGRGANNKGILGEETDDNLIDLGPGSPAVVTPRAASSPPPRGTTGAAASPVQNPAVGSLSSALAGLDVSPASPPSRNRDDFDMFAQTRSSSLAEQRKNVKYEDPRAVGGLASALDVRQHNAGGKGDPLDEGVTSEEFDKFLEERAKASDTSPSGDNPAHPALPAPVASHKKAERTEDALFAL; encoded by the exons ATGGAGTTCTTACTCGGAAATCCTTACAGCACTCCAGTGGGCCAATGCATAG AGAGAGCCACTGAAGGTGGCCTCCAGAATGAAGACTGGGCCCTCAATATGGagatctgtgacatcataaACGAGACGGATGAGGG gccaaaagacgccatgcgaGCGCTGAGGAAACGACTCGGCGGCAACAAGAATTACCGAGAAGTCTTGCTGGCGCTGACG GTCGTGGAGACGTGCGTGAAGAACTGCGGCCACAGGTTTCACCTGCAGGTGGCCAGCCGAGATTTCATCGATGGCGTTTTGGTGAAAATCATCTCGCCGAAGGCCAATCCTCCGACCATCGTGCAAGACAAAGTGTTGTCGCTGATACAG GCCTGGGCTGACGCTTTCCGGAGTAGTCCTGATCTTACCGGGGTGGTCCACATTTATGAAGAACTGAAGCGGAAGGGCACGGAGTTCCCCATGGCCGATTTGGACGCACTGTCGCCCATCCACACGCCGCAGCGG GGCACGCCGGAGGTGGACCCGGCCATCATCAAGTACCTGGCACCTGCAAGCACCGCCACCGACTTAGCCGCCAGGCAAGGGTCTCCACACGACCCCATCACGGCAACCCCCCAACAG GTGGCGCGCTTACGTAGCGAGTTGGACATGGTGAGAGGCAACATCAAAGTCTTGTCGGAGATGCTCACGGAGATGGTCCCTGGCCAGGAAGATGGACCCGATCTAGAACTGCTCCAG GAGCTGCACAGGACATGCAGAGCCATGCAGCAAAGAGTCGTTGAACTCATCTCACGCGTGTCCAACGAGGAAGTGACCGAGGAGCTGCTGCACGTCAACGACGACCTCAACAACATCTTCATCCGATACGAGAG GTATGAGCGCTGCAGGTCGGGGAGGGGCGCTAACAACAAAGGG ATTTTGGGTGAGGAGACAGATGACAACCTGATCGACTTGGGTCCCGGCTCTCCGGCTGTGGTGACCCCCCGAGCGGCGTCCAGCCCGCCTCCCCGCGGCACAACAGGGGCCGCTGCCTCACCGGTCCAGAACCCCGCTGTGGGCTCACTGTCTTCCGCGCTGGCCGGCCTCG ATGTCAGTCCTGCAAGTCCACCAAGCCGAAACCGGGACGACTTTGACATGTTTGCCCAGACTCGCAGCAGCTCGCTGGCTGAGCAGCGCAAAAA TGTCAAGTACGAAGACCCCCGGGCTGTGGGTGGTCTGGCCTCGGCTCTGGATGTTAGACAGCACAACGCGGGAGGG AAAGGCGATCCTCTGGATGAAGGCGTAACCAGTGAAG AGTTTGATAAGTTCCTGGAGGAGCGAGCAAAGGCATCAGACACGTCTCCCTCCGGGGATAACCCCGCTCACCCTGCCCTCCCCGCTCCCGTCGCCTCGCACAAGAAAGCAGAACGCACGGAGGACGCCCTCTTTGCCTTGTAG
- the srebf1 gene encoding sterol regulatory element-binding protein 1 — MNTLSFDDPSLDNLDPTLSLHDPSEIDTALLSDIDDMLKFLHQEGELGSLFDNPPYTGGPAGSLEVPCLPQVVTSSSPLPTATAPPSTSSSSSSVLSSSPHLDALLGPPITRTSSSPDKAFQPTTTFQQSPLAQVSIPTPRQQPASPQQAHTVGPPKVEAPQPAVGQATPAPGTSPHGSPVLNPAFNSTPPKLFTSSSPPQTPPQPPKQMPTHLQSQTPNRGQNCFIVGSTVSQAAATLSSSPPKVQPMAIQTPVQGLSGVSPLLAAAGSPPAPTLTSHVQQVPVLLQPQFIKAESLLLTTLKHDPCMVTTVASPTSLATTTTPVQSASLQAFVGGGTFLTTVPVMVDAEKLPINRIINSGKMGVFPAKGEKRTAHNAIEKRYRSSINDKINELKDLVAGTEAKLNKSAVLRKAIDVIRFLQQSNQKLKQENLALKMAAQKNKSLKDLVAMEVDTVADVKMELPTPPASDVGSPSSFSHCTSDSEPDSPMGEDTKPHVTMLDPSASGSSAGGMLDRSRMALCAFTFLFLSLNPLANLICSSGGDTASGASGAPHHAGRSVLGLDIAADSWGWMDWMLPTILVWLLNGILVSGVLIRLLVYGEPVTRPHSGSSVLFWRHRKQADLDLARGDFAQAGQNLWTCLKALGRPLPTSQLDLACASLWSFLRFCLQRLWVGRWLAARAGGLRSDRPLQEDACKSSRDAALVYHRLHQLHMTGKLNGSHLSAVHMALSAVNLAECAGSYLPVASLAEVYVSAALRVKASLPRILHFTSRVFLSSARQACLSSSGSVPPAMQWLCHPLGHRFFVDGDWAIRSIPKESIYSQAGNTVDPLAQVTQAFREHLLEKALYCVAQPKGEKSPSHVEGEYADALEYLQLLISASDAAGATSQSFAIGSNMATVTGCDPHSKWWSSVIVVIINWLQGDDAAAERLYPTVEHLPRTLHNAESLLPKACLNTFRAVRALLSKPENCYLSLSHSDKASALLRDSLNLGPHSHSSTLDKVVQLLLCDLLLVMRTNVWRLQQQQLQGAGAAGTGSAGVQQASPPELQGFQQDLSSLRKLAQSFRPAMRRLFLHEATARLMAGASPTRTHQLLDRSLRRRATPGTKTEECEARPGQREQAEAVMLACRYLPPSFLSAPGQRVGMLADAARTLEKLGDKRTLHDCQQMIIKLGSGTTVTNS; from the exons atgaaCACTTTGTCGTTTGACGATCCTTCGTTGGATAATCTGGATCCGACATTGTCGCTGCATGACCCCAGCGAGATTGACACGGCCCTTCTTAGCGACATTGATG ACATGCTCAAGTTCCTCCACCAGGAAGGGGAACTCGGAAGCCTCTTTGATAACCCTCCATACACAGGAGGACCCGCCGGCAGTCTGGAAGTTCCTTGTCTGCCCCAAGTCGTCACATCATCCTCCCCCCTGCCCACCGCAACTGCGCCTCCATCCacgtcttcttcttcctcctccgtcCTGAGCAGCAGCCCCCATCTGGATGCACTCCTGGGCCCTCCCATCACCCGCACCTCATCCAGCCCAGACAAGGCCTTCCAGCCTACCACCACCTTTCAGCAGTCCCCGCTGGCCCAGGTGTCCATCCCCACCCCGCGGCAGCAGCCGGCGTCCCCGCAGCAAGCTCACACGGTCGGACCGCCCAAAGTGGAAGCACCCCAGCCGGCTGTGGGCCAGGCTACTCCTGCCCCAGGAACTTCACCTCACGGGTCCCCGGTCCTAAACCCTGCATTCAACAGCACCCCCCCAAAACTCTTCACCTCCTCTTCACCGCCCCAAACTCCACCCCAGCCTCCAAAGCAGATGCCGACGCACCTTCAGAGCCAGACTCCAAACAGAGGCCAGAACTGCTTCATAG TCGGCAGCACTGTGAGCCAAGCGGCAGCCACCTTGTCCTCCTCGCCTCCCAAGGTCCAGCCAATGGCCATTCAGACTCCGGTCCAAGGCTTGAGTGGTGTCTCTCCTTTGCTGGCCGCGGCGGGAAGCCCGCCCGCTCCCACGCTTACGTCTCATGTTCAGCAAGTACCC GTGTTACTGCAACCCCAGTTTATCAAAGCCGAGTCTCTGTTGTTGACCACGCTGAAGCATGACCCCTGCATGGTCACCACCGTGGCCTCCCCCACATCGCtggccaccaccaccactccAGTTCAGAGCGCCTCACTGCAG GCATTTGTGGGTGGGGGCACCTTCCTGACTACCGTGCCCGTCATGGTGGATGCCGAGAAGCTGCCAATCAATCGCATCATCAACAGCGGCAAGATGGGCGTTTTCCCCGCCAAGGGGGAGAAGCGCACGGCCCACAATGCCATCGAGAAGCGCTACCGCTCGTCCATCAACGACAAAATCAATGAGCTCAAAGATTTGGTCGCAGGCACTGAGGCCAAG CTCAATAAGTCAGCCGTGTTGAGGAAAGCCATCGACGTCATCCGTTTCCTGCAGCAATCCAATCAGAAGCTCAAACAGGAGAACCTGGCACTGAAAATGGCAGCCCAGAAAAACA AGTCTCTCAAGGACCTGGTTGCCATGGAGGTGGACACAGTGGCCGACGTGAAGATGGAGCTGCCTACGCCGCCGGCGTCTGACGTGGGTTCGCCCTCGTCCTTCTCGCACTGCACCAGTGACTCGGAACCCGACAGCCCGATGGGAGAGGATACCAAG CCACACGTGACCATGCTGGACCCATCGGCGAGCGGCAGCAGCGCCGGCGGCATGCTGGACCGTTCTCGCATGGCGCTCTGCGCTTtcaccttcctcttcctctccctcAACCCCTTGGCCAACCTGATCTGCTCATCTGGCGGCGACACGGCAAGTGGTGCGTCCGGTGCCCCCCATCACGCGGGCAGGAGCGTTCTGGGCTTGGACATTGCGG CGGACTCATGGGGCTGGATGGACTGGATGCTACCAACAATTCTGGTCTGGCTTCTGAACGGCATCTTGGTGTCGGGAGTTCTTATCCGCCTTTTGGTATACGGAGAGCCAGTGACCAGACCTCATTCTGGATCTTCGGTCTTGTTCTGGAGGCACCGCAAGCAGGCCGACCTGGACCTGGCGCGA GGGGATTTTGCTCAGGCCGGCCAGAACCTTTGGACTTGTCTCAAAGCTCTGGGTCGCCCCTTACCCACCTCCCAGCTGGACTTGGCCTGCGCCTCACTGTGGTCCTTCCTCAGATTCTGCCTTCAGCGCCTTTGGGTGGGCCGCTGGCTGGCCGCCCGGGCAGGGGGACTACGATCGGACCGCCCCCTGCAGGAGGACGCGTGCAAGAGCAGCCGAGATGCTGCGCTGGTTTACCACCGCCTGCACCAGCTGCACATGACAG gcaaactgaATGGGAGCCACCTTTCAGCCGTGCACATGGCGCTCAGCGCGGTCAACTTGGCGGAATGTGCCGGCTCCTATCTGCCCGTGGCTTCGCTGGCCGAGGTCTATGTGTCTGCGGCGCTCCGAGTCAAAGCCAGCCTGCCAAGGATCCTGCACTTCACCTCT CGTGTGTTCCTGAGCAGCGCGCGTCAAGCGTGCCTGTCGTCCAGCGGGAGCGTGCCTCCGGCCATGCAATGGCTCTGCCACCCTCTTGGCCACCGCTTCTTTGTGGACGGGGACTGGGCCATTCGCAGCATCCCCAAAGAGAGCATCTACAGTCAGGCCGGCAACACTG tgGACCCGTTGGCTCAGGTGACTCAAGCCTTCAGAGAACACTTGCTGGAAAAGGCTCTTTACTGCGTGGCCCAGCCAAAGGGGGAGAAAAGCCCCAGTCATGTCGAAGG GGAATATGCAGATGCCCTGGAGTATCTGCAGCTGCTGATTAGTGCTTCCGATGCAGCTGGCGCCACGTCGCAGTCCTTTGCTATTGGCTCCAACATGGCCACTGTCACAG GCTGCGACCCCCACTCTAAATGGTGGTCTTCTGTCATTGTGGTTATCATCAACTGGCTCCAAGGGGACGACGCGGCCGCCGAGAGGCTCTATCCAACTGTCGAGCACCTGCCGCGAACGCTGCACAACGCGGA GAGCCTCCTGCCCAAGGCTTGTCTCAACACCTTCCGAGCGGTGCGGGCTCTGCTGTCCAAGCCGGAAAACTGCTACTTGAGTCTGAGCCACAGCGACAAGGCCAGCGCCCTGCTCAGAGACAGTCTCAACTTGGGCCCGCACTCTCACAGCTCCACTTTAGACAAG GTGGTGCAGTTGCTGCTGTGCGACTTGCTGTTGGTGATGAGGACCAATGTGTGGCGTCTTCAGCAACAGCAGCTGCAGGGGGCGGGTGCGGCCGGGACGGGCTCCGCGGGGGTCCAGCAGGCCTCCCCGCCCGAGCTGCAAGGCTTTCAGCAGGACCTCAGCTCTTTACGCAAGCTGGCGCAGAGTTTCAGGCCAGCCATGCGAAGG TTGTTCCTTCATGAAGCCACGGCCAGGCTAATGGCGGGGGCCAGTCCCACGCGCACGCATCAGCTGCTGGATCGCTCGCTGCGACGTAGAGCCACGCCTGGAACCAAGACAG AGGAGTGCGAGGCACGGCCGGGCCAGCGCGAGCAGGCGGAGGCGGTGATGCTGGCGTGCCGTTACCTCCCCCCGTCCTTCCTGTCTGCCCCCGGCCAGCGGGTGGGCATGCTGGCCGACGCCGCCCGCACGCTGGAGAAGCTGGGAGACAAGCGCACCCTCCACGACTGCCAGCAGATGATCATCAAGCTGGGCAGTGGCACCACCGTCACCAACAGCTAA